From a single Brassica napus cultivar Da-Ae chromosome C9, Da-Ae, whole genome shotgun sequence genomic region:
- the LOC106392610 gene encoding uncharacterized protein K02A2.6-like, which translates to MFQDAHSYISRCDSCQRQGNISKRNEMPKNFILEVEVFDCWGIDFMRPFPPSFKNEYILVAVDYVSKWVEAIVSPTNDARMVTKMFKTIIFPKFGVPRVVISDGGSHFINKIYAGLLKKNGVQHKVATPYHPQTSGQVEVSKREIKSILQKTVNTSCKDWSLKLDNALWAYRTAYKTPIGTTPYNLVYGNACHMPVELEYKAVWAVKLLNFDIQPAAERRSMQIHELEEIRHLAYESSKIYKERTMAYHDKRIINLNFQPKDQVLLFNSRLRLFPGKLRSRWSGPFTIKEVRPHTAVVLLNTKGEEIVVNGQHIKPYLAETTIAEGEEIPLSDPSLA; encoded by the coding sequence ATGTTCCAAGATGCCCATTCCTACATCTCTAGATGCGACTCATGCCAGCGACAAGGGAATATCAGTAAACGGAATGAGATGCCTAAGAACTTCATCTTGGAGGTTGAAGTATTCGATTGTTGGGGAATCGACTTCATGAGACCATTCCCACCATCCTTCAAGAACGAGTACATCTTGGTAGCAGTTGACTACGTTTCTAAGTGGGTGGAAGCAATTGTCAGTCCCACAAATGACGCAAGGATGGTAACTAAGATGTTCAAAACCATCATCTTTCCAAAATTTGGGGTACCACGCGTAGTCATCAGTGATGGGGGTagtcacttcatcaacaagatcTATGCAGGTCTATTGAAGAAGAACGGCGTGCAACACAAGGTAGCCACGCCATATCACCCTCAAACTAGTGGGCAAGTGGAAGTTTCAAAAAGAGAGATCAAGAGCATCCTGCAAAAAACAGTTAACACAAGTTGCAAGGATTGGTCGCTCAAGCTAGACAACGCTCTCTGGGCTTACAGAACAGCTTACAAAACACCAATCGGGACTACTCCTTACAATCTGGTGTACGGTAATGCTTGTCACATGCCGGTTGAGTTGGAGTATAAGGCAGTTTGGGCTGTGAAACTACTCAACTTCGACATCCAACCAGCAGCAGAGAGACGATCCATGCAGATTCACGAACTGGAGGAAATTAGGCATCTCGCCTATGAAAGCTCTAAGATCTACAAGGAGAGAACTATGGCTTACCATGACAAGAGGATCATCAACCTCAACTTTCAACCTAAGGATCAGGTGCTCCTGTTCAACTCAAGGTTACGATTGTTCCCTGGAAAGCTGCGATCTAGATGGTCCGGACCATTCACCATTAAAGAGGTCCGCCCCCACACAGCTGTTGTGTTGCTGAACACAAAAGGGGAAGAAATTGTTGTCAATGGTCAACACATAAAGCCATACCTTGCTGAGACAACAATCGCAGAGGGTGAAGAAATTCCCCTAAGCGATCCTTCCTTAGCCTAA